One region of Anaeromyxobacter paludicola genomic DNA includes:
- a CDS encoding M3 family metallopeptidase has product MLLFAAPPSGGDNPLLAPWKGPYGGVPPFGEMKVSLLAPALDAAMAEQLAAIDRIASDPAAPTFDNTLAALERSGRALDRVYALFDIWSSNLSTPEFQAVERELAPKLAAHQDRITQNAKLFARVAAVYDARETLCRTPEQQRLAWLYHTNFVRAGARLDAPAKKRVAEINARLAGLYTGFTQNLLADEAGYVTWLDGERDLAGLPPAVRAAAAAAAEARGQPGKWAVLNTRSSVEPFLAYSARRDLREKVWRNFVLRGDHGDAKDNKAAIAEILKLRAERAKLLGYPTHAHWRLGDSMAGTPERATGLMEAVWPAAVARVKEEVRDMQAVADREGAKLTIEPWDYRFYAEKVRKAKYDLDENEVKPYLQLENLREALFWVAGRLLDLHFTPAKGVPVYHPDVRVWEVKDGKGKLVGLWYFDPYAREGKRSGAWMNAYRNQERMDGEVATIVSNNANFVKGKPGEPVLLSWDDAETLFHEFGHALHGLSSNVTYKSLSGTDVARDYVEFPSQLLERWLPTPEVLSRFALHVETGKPLPQELVKKIERASRFNQGFATVEYLSAALVDMKLHLAGDRPIDAAAFERDTLAALGMPRELVMRHRTPQFAHVFSSDGYSAGYYSYLWADTLSADAYEAFTEAGGPYDAQVAGRLRRFVFSAGNTVDPAEAYRAFRGRDPGIGALMRKRGFPEPAAAGAGAGPEKPKPAKPQ; this is encoded by the coding sequence GTGCTGCTCTTCGCCGCGCCGCCCAGCGGTGGCGACAACCCGCTGCTCGCGCCCTGGAAGGGCCCGTACGGCGGCGTCCCGCCCTTCGGCGAGATGAAGGTGTCGCTGCTCGCCCCGGCCCTCGACGCCGCCATGGCCGAGCAGCTCGCCGCCATCGACCGGATCGCGAGCGACCCGGCCGCGCCGACCTTCGACAATACGCTCGCCGCGCTGGAGCGGTCGGGCCGCGCGCTCGACCGGGTCTACGCCCTCTTCGACATCTGGTCGTCCAACCTCTCCACGCCCGAGTTCCAGGCCGTCGAGCGCGAGCTCGCGCCGAAGCTCGCGGCGCACCAGGACCGGATCACGCAGAACGCGAAGCTCTTCGCCCGCGTCGCGGCGGTGTACGACGCCCGGGAGACGCTCTGCCGCACGCCGGAGCAGCAGCGGCTCGCGTGGCTCTACCACACCAACTTCGTGCGGGCCGGCGCGCGGCTCGACGCCCCCGCCAAGAAGCGGGTCGCCGAGATCAACGCCCGGCTCGCCGGGCTGTACACCGGCTTCACCCAGAACCTGCTCGCCGACGAGGCGGGCTACGTGACCTGGCTCGACGGCGAGCGCGACCTCGCCGGCCTCCCGCCCGCGGTGCGCGCCGCGGCGGCCGCGGCGGCCGAGGCGCGGGGCCAGCCGGGCAAGTGGGCGGTGCTCAACACCCGCTCCAGCGTGGAGCCGTTCCTCGCCTACTCCGCCCGGCGCGACCTGCGGGAGAAGGTGTGGCGCAACTTCGTGCTGCGCGGCGACCACGGCGACGCGAAGGACAACAAGGCCGCCATCGCCGAGATCCTGAAGCTCCGCGCCGAGCGCGCGAAGCTGCTCGGCTACCCGACCCACGCCCACTGGCGGCTCGGCGACTCGATGGCCGGCACGCCCGAGCGCGCCACGGGGCTCATGGAGGCGGTCTGGCCGGCGGCGGTGGCCCGGGTGAAGGAGGAGGTCCGCGACATGCAGGCGGTGGCGGACCGCGAGGGCGCGAAGCTCACCATCGAGCCCTGGGACTACCGCTTCTACGCCGAGAAGGTCCGCAAGGCGAAGTACGACCTCGACGAGAACGAGGTGAAGCCCTACCTCCAGCTCGAGAACCTGCGCGAGGCGCTCTTCTGGGTGGCCGGGCGGCTCCTCGACCTGCACTTCACGCCGGCGAAGGGAGTGCCGGTCTACCACCCCGACGTGCGCGTCTGGGAGGTGAAGGACGGGAAGGGCAAGCTGGTCGGGCTCTGGTACTTCGACCCGTACGCCCGCGAGGGGAAGCGCTCCGGGGCCTGGATGAACGCCTACCGGAACCAGGAGCGGATGGACGGCGAGGTGGCCACCATCGTCTCCAACAACGCCAACTTCGTGAAGGGGAAGCCGGGCGAGCCGGTGCTGCTCTCCTGGGACGACGCCGAGACCCTGTTCCACGAGTTCGGGCACGCGCTCCACGGCCTCAGCTCGAACGTGACCTACAAGTCGCTCTCCGGCACCGACGTCGCCCGCGACTACGTGGAGTTCCCGTCGCAGCTCCTCGAGCGCTGGCTGCCCACGCCGGAGGTGCTGTCGCGCTTCGCGCTCCACGTCGAGACCGGCAAGCCGCTCCCGCAGGAGCTGGTGAAGAAGATCGAGCGGGCCTCGCGGTTCAACCAGGGCTTCGCCACCGTCGAGTACCTCTCGGCGGCGCTCGTGGACATGAAGCTCCACCTCGCCGGCGACCGGCCCATCGACGCCGCCGCCTTCGAGCGCGACACGCTCGCCGCGCTCGGCATGCCGCGCGAGCTGGTGATGCGCCACCGGACGCCGCAGTTCGCGCACGTCTTCTCGAGCGACGGCTACTCGGCCGGCTACTACAGCTACCTCTGGGCCGACACCCTCAGCGCCGACGCCTACGAGGCCTTCACCGAGGCCGGCGGCCCGTACGACGCCCAGGTGGCGGGCCGGCTGCGGCGGTTCGTCTTCTCGGCCGGCAACACCGTCGATCCCGCCGAGGCCTACCGCGCCTTCCGCGGACGCGACCCCGGCATCGGGGCGCTCATGCGCAAGCGCGGCTTCCCGGAGCCGGCGGCGGCCGGGGCGGGCGCGGGCCCGGAGAAGCCGAAGCCGGCGAAGCCGCAGTAA
- a CDS encoding peptidylprolyl isomerase, with amino-acid sequence MLSFPALVVTALLAAPAPVRVELDTALGPIELELDPARAPVTAANFLRYVDAGLYDGARFHRTVRRDNQPDAQVLIEVVQAGVAPEREARSFPPIPLERTGKTGLRHRDGTVSMARAGPDTATGDFFVCIGDQPELDEGGRRNPDGQGFAAFGRVVRGMEVVRRIQAAPAQGQALTPPVLIRKARRVEPRPLPSPPPLRGRG; translated from the coding sequence ATGCTCTCCTTCCCTGCGCTCGTCGTGACCGCCCTGCTCGCCGCGCCCGCCCCGGTGCGGGTGGAGCTCGACACCGCGCTCGGCCCGATCGAGCTCGAGCTCGACCCGGCCCGCGCGCCGGTCACCGCCGCCAACTTCCTGCGCTACGTGGACGCCGGCCTCTACGACGGCGCCCGGTTCCACCGCACGGTGCGGCGCGACAACCAGCCGGACGCGCAGGTGCTCATCGAGGTGGTGCAGGCGGGCGTGGCGCCGGAACGGGAGGCGCGGAGCTTCCCGCCCATCCCGCTCGAGCGCACCGGGAAGACCGGGCTCCGGCACCGCGACGGGACGGTGTCGATGGCGCGCGCCGGTCCGGACACGGCCACCGGCGACTTCTTCGTCTGCATTGGCGACCAGCCGGAGCTCGACGAGGGCGGGCGGCGAAACCCCGACGGCCAGGGCTTCGCCGCCTTCGGCCGCGTGGTGCGCGGCATGGAGGTGGTGCGGCGGATCCAGGCGGCGCCGGCCCAGGGGCAGGCGCTCACGCCGCCGGTCCTCATCCGCAAGGCGCGCCGGGTCGAGCCGCGCCCCCTCCCCAGCCCTCCCCCGCTGCGCGGGAGAGGGTGA
- a CDS encoding SIMPL domain-containing protein, translated as MRLLTGPLLSLLVVAAAHPARAADPTPPPSLSVAGEGRATAAPDVAVLALGAEVVGPSLAGATREANGRMARVLEALTANGVAKKDVQTSRYEVGLERRPDPHGGLGPISGYRVRSAFKVTVRELARTGAVLDAALAAGANDVQGITFEKEDSAPERLRALAAAVASGRAKAETLARAAGRKLGPLLQLSEGGVASPPWPLATLRARSMGKASVEPGELQFTAEVELVFALE; from the coding sequence ATGCGCCTCCTCACCGGCCCGCTCCTCTCGTTGCTGGTCGTCGCCGCCGCCCATCCCGCCCGGGCGGCGGACCCGACTCCGCCCCCCTCGCTGAGCGTCGCGGGGGAGGGGCGCGCGACGGCGGCGCCGGACGTGGCGGTGCTCGCGCTCGGCGCCGAGGTGGTCGGGCCGAGCCTCGCCGGTGCCACCCGCGAGGCGAACGGCCGGATGGCCCGCGTGCTCGAGGCGCTCACCGCGAATGGCGTCGCGAAGAAGGACGTGCAGACGTCGCGCTACGAGGTGGGGCTGGAGCGCCGGCCCGACCCGCACGGCGGTCTCGGGCCGATCTCGGGCTACCGGGTGAGGAGCGCCTTCAAGGTGACGGTGCGCGAGCTCGCCCGGACCGGCGCGGTGCTCGACGCCGCCCTGGCCGCCGGCGCGAACGACGTGCAGGGCATCACCTTCGAGAAGGAGGACTCCGCGCCGGAGCGGCTCCGGGCGCTCGCGGCGGCCGTGGCGTCGGGACGCGCCAAGGCCGAGACGCTGGCCCGCGCCGCCGGGCGGAAGCTGGGCCCGCTGCTGCAGCTCTCGGAGGGAGGCGTCGCGTCGCCCCCGTGGCCCCTCGCGACCCTGCGGGCCAGGTCGATGGGCAAGGCCTCGGTCGAGCCGGGCGAGCTCCAGTTCACGGCCGAGGTGGAGCTGGTGTTCGCGCTCGAGTGA
- the gluQRS gene encoding tRNA glutamyl-Q(34) synthetase GluQRS, translating to MHLGNARTALLAWLSARATGGALAMRVEDLDGPRVRPGLERRILEELAWLGLDWDEGPDVGGPFGPYRQSERAGRYAAALDALRARDLVYPCFCSRKEIAAASQAPHGPGDEVRYPGTCRHLSEAERRRREASRLPAWRFRVPEGPGAVVEVEDALHGRVRFDVAREVGDFVVMRADAVAAYQLAVVVDDAAMRITEVVRGDDLLPSAARQLLLYRALGLEPPRFAHVPLVVGEDGERLAKRHGALSVGELRERGAAPEAVAGLLASLCGLAPAGARLRPRELLDGFSLARVPRQAAVLAGERLARLAP from the coding sequence ATGCACCTGGGGAATGCCCGGACGGCGCTCCTCGCCTGGCTCTCGGCCCGCGCGACCGGCGGCGCCCTGGCGATGCGGGTCGAGGACCTCGACGGCCCGCGCGTGCGGCCCGGCCTCGAGCGGCGCATCCTCGAGGAGCTCGCCTGGCTCGGGCTCGACTGGGACGAGGGGCCGGACGTGGGGGGGCCGTTCGGCCCTTACCGGCAGTCGGAGCGGGCCGGGCGGTACGCGGCGGCGCTCGATGCGCTCCGCGCGCGCGACCTCGTCTACCCGTGCTTCTGCTCGCGCAAGGAGATCGCCGCCGCCTCGCAGGCGCCGCACGGGCCGGGCGACGAGGTGCGCTACCCCGGCACCTGCCGCCACCTCTCCGAGGCGGAGCGCCGCCGGCGCGAGGCGAGCCGGCTCCCGGCCTGGCGCTTCCGCGTGCCGGAGGGCCCGGGCGCGGTGGTGGAGGTGGAGGACGCGCTGCACGGGCGGGTGCGCTTCGACGTGGCGCGCGAGGTGGGCGACTTCGTGGTGATGCGCGCCGACGCGGTGGCGGCCTACCAGCTCGCGGTGGTGGTGGACGACGCGGCGATGCGGATCACCGAGGTGGTGCGCGGCGACGACCTCCTCCCCTCGGCGGCGCGGCAGCTCCTCCTCTACCGGGCGCTCGGGCTCGAGCCGCCCCGCTTCGCGCACGTGCCGCTCGTGGTGGGCGAGGACGGCGAGCGGCTGGCGAAGCGGCACGGGGCGCTCTCGGTGGGCGAGCTGCGCGAGCGCGGCGCAGCGCCGGAGGCGGTGGCCGGGCTGCTCGCCTCCCTCTGCGGGCTCGCGCCCGCGGGGGCGCGGCTCCGGCCGCGGGAGCTCCTCGACGGGTTCTCGCTCGCGCGGGTGCCGCGGCAGGCGGCGGTGCTCGCCGGGGAGCGGCTCGCCCGTCTCGCACCGTGA
- a CDS encoding 4-alpha-glucanotransferase gives MRQAGVLIPLFSIRAPGSWGLGEIPDLTAFARWASSAGFSVVQLLPVTEASRGQSSPYGALSAFAVDPVYLSLAQVEDFAAAGGEAALSDADRDELAALRAAPSVQWERIRAVKGRALELAFRAFLENEWKGRSQRAVTMSHWAKEHAFWLDEYALFVTLHDDVFGGRPWTEWPEALRHREPEALARARGELSERILFRSYLQWQLDLQWHAARDAAAREGVELMGDLPFMVATDSADVWSRPFDFRLDARVGVPPDAFSDTGQDWGLPVYRWDVMDQNGFAWMNERARRGADQYGLYRVDHVVGLYRTYYRPLDGGPPAFIPADEPAQIANGERVMAILSQGARVIAEDLGTVPDFVRDSLTRCGIPGYRILRWERHWEQPGQPFRDPATWPALSVATTGTHDTESAAEWFDAMPDEERRALLELPQLAAVKARGGRRWDDLTRDAVLDLVYRSGSDLTLLPFQDALGHRERVNVPGTVNDRNWSYRMACDLPGLLADRATAERLKGLAVAGGRATV, from the coding sequence ATGCGGCAGGCTGGCGTCCTCATCCCCCTCTTCTCCATCCGCGCTCCCGGCAGCTGGGGCCTCGGCGAGATCCCCGACCTCACCGCCTTCGCGCGCTGGGCCTCGAGCGCCGGCTTCTCGGTGGTGCAGCTCCTCCCCGTCACCGAGGCGTCGCGCGGGCAGTCGAGCCCGTACGGCGCGCTGTCGGCGTTCGCGGTCGATCCGGTCTACCTCTCGCTCGCGCAGGTGGAGGACTTCGCCGCCGCCGGGGGCGAGGCGGCGCTCTCCGACGCCGACCGGGACGAGCTCGCCGCGCTGCGAGCCGCGCCGTCGGTGCAGTGGGAGCGGATCCGGGCGGTGAAGGGGCGCGCCCTCGAGCTCGCCTTCCGCGCCTTCCTCGAGAACGAGTGGAAGGGCCGGTCGCAGCGCGCGGTCACCATGAGCCACTGGGCCAAGGAGCACGCCTTCTGGCTCGACGAGTACGCGCTCTTCGTGACCCTGCACGACGACGTCTTCGGCGGCCGCCCGTGGACCGAGTGGCCGGAGGCGCTGCGCCACCGCGAGCCGGAGGCCCTGGCCCGCGCCCGCGGCGAGCTCTCCGAGCGGATCCTCTTCCGCTCCTACCTCCAGTGGCAGCTCGACCTCCAGTGGCACGCCGCCCGCGACGCGGCCGCCCGCGAGGGCGTGGAGCTCATGGGCGACCTGCCGTTCATGGTCGCCACCGACTCGGCCGACGTCTGGAGCCGCCCCTTCGACTTCCGCCTCGACGCGCGCGTGGGCGTGCCGCCCGACGCCTTCAGCGACACCGGCCAGGACTGGGGCCTGCCGGTCTACCGCTGGGACGTGATGGACCAGAACGGCTTCGCCTGGATGAACGAGCGGGCGCGCCGCGGCGCCGACCAGTACGGCCTCTACCGCGTGGACCACGTGGTCGGGCTCTACCGCACCTACTACCGCCCGCTCGACGGCGGGCCGCCGGCCTTCATCCCGGCCGACGAGCCGGCGCAGATCGCCAACGGCGAGCGGGTGATGGCGATCCTGTCGCAGGGCGCGCGCGTCATCGCCGAGGACCTCGGCACCGTCCCCGACTTCGTCCGCGACTCGCTCACCCGATGCGGCATCCCCGGCTACCGCATCCTCCGCTGGGAGCGCCACTGGGAGCAGCCGGGGCAGCCGTTCCGGGATCCCGCCACCTGGCCAGCCCTCTCGGTCGCCACCACCGGCACGCACGACACCGAGTCGGCCGCCGAGTGGTTCGACGCCATGCCGGACGAGGAGCGGCGGGCGCTGCTCGAGCTGCCGCAGCTCGCGGCGGTGAAGGCCCGCGGCGGCCGGCGCTGGGACGACCTCACCCGCGACGCCGTCCTCGACCTCGTCTACCGCTCGGGGTCCGACCTCACGCTCCTGCCGTTCCAGGACGCGCTCGGGCACCGTGAGCGGGTGAACGTGCCCGGGACGGTGAACGACCGGAACTGGTCGTACCGGATGGCGTGCGACCTGCCGGGGTTGCTGGCCGACCGGGCGACGGCCGAGCGCCTCAAGGGACTTGCGGTCGCCGGGGGGCGCGCCACCGTATAG
- the treY gene encoding malto-oligosyltrehalose synthase yields MEEGEQPALEALLEEVRAELSRNPRLFPRPASTYRLQLHAGFGFDAAAAQVPYLHALGVTHLYLSPILAAAPGSKHGYDVVDHGRLNPELGGEAAYERLCAALAERGMGQLVDFVPNHMGVGPENRFWMEVLENGPSSEHARLFDVDWRPVKGELENKVLVPILGDQYGKVLERGELKLSREGGALWLGYYEHRFPIAPRQVPQVLRHGLPELKERLGATNEHVQELESLCTALEKLAPRSETDPRLVEERAREKEVAKRRLAALCEASPELREFVDGNVRTFNGTPGEPRSFDLLDKLLDAQAFRLAHWRVAGEEINYRRFFDVNALAAIRMEDPQVFDEAHRLTMALLRQGRISGLRIDHPDGLYDPPAYFRALQARAVAERARARAEARGERVDDAAVLALAERVGDELAQGALPPRPLYVVAEKILMAGEQMPPDWAVDGATGYEFVAAANGLFVDPAHGRAFTELYTRYTGRREDFREVAWQRKKLVMSSSMASEINMLAHRLNRISESDRRTRDFTLNDLTRALVEYVAAFPVYRTYVTPDGRVSDRDRAYVDAAIARARRRSPVTDPSIYDFVRDAVLLRMPEELTTAERALWREFAMKLQQVTGPVTAKAIEDTAFYVYLRLASLNEVGGEPRDFGASPSAFHDLCAGRRARWPGSLNATSTHDTKRSEDVRVRIDALSEIPAEWRGRLALWGRLNRRHERELEDGLRAPDRNDQLLVYQTLVGSLPDEALAPGARIDPAAAGWQAYRARILAYLEKALREAKLHTSWTSVNAEYEAAARGFVEGILAHRPFLDDLAPFAARVAQAGRLSSLAQVALKCAAPGVCDVYQGCELWDLSLVDPDNRRPVDFARRAGLLDAIDRRLAEGPEARAALAREVSSPEGLRDGRAKLWLLREGLRLRREAPELFLEGTYLPLEARGRDAGHLVAFARTHRGRRLLCAVPRLTLSLLDAAAGGPIAWEGELPLPPELAGRYQDLVTGEPREGGPLALSALFGSFPVALLVGG; encoded by the coding sequence GTGGAGGAGGGGGAGCAGCCAGCGCTCGAGGCGCTGCTCGAGGAGGTGCGCGCGGAGCTCTCGCGCAACCCCCGCCTCTTCCCGCGCCCGGCCAGCACCTACCGGCTGCAGCTCCACGCCGGCTTCGGCTTCGACGCCGCCGCGGCGCAGGTCCCGTACCTGCACGCGCTCGGCGTGACCCACCTCTACCTCTCGCCCATCCTGGCCGCCGCGCCCGGCTCGAAGCACGGCTACGACGTGGTGGATCACGGCCGGCTCAACCCCGAGCTCGGCGGCGAGGCGGCCTACGAGCGGCTCTGCGCGGCGCTCGCCGAGCGCGGCATGGGGCAGCTCGTGGACTTCGTCCCCAACCACATGGGCGTGGGGCCGGAGAACCGGTTCTGGATGGAGGTGCTCGAGAACGGCCCCAGCTCCGAGCACGCCCGCCTCTTCGACGTGGACTGGCGCCCGGTGAAGGGCGAGCTCGAGAACAAGGTGCTCGTCCCCATCCTCGGCGACCAGTACGGGAAGGTGCTCGAGCGCGGCGAACTGAAGCTGTCGCGCGAGGGCGGCGCGCTCTGGCTCGGCTACTACGAGCACCGGTTCCCCATCGCGCCGCGGCAGGTGCCCCAGGTGCTGCGCCACGGGCTCCCCGAGCTGAAGGAGCGGCTCGGCGCCACCAACGAGCACGTGCAGGAGCTCGAGAGCCTCTGCACCGCCCTCGAGAAGCTCGCCCCGCGCTCCGAGACCGACCCCCGGCTCGTGGAGGAGCGGGCGCGGGAGAAGGAGGTGGCGAAGCGGCGGCTCGCGGCGCTCTGCGAGGCCTCCCCCGAGCTGCGGGAGTTCGTGGACGGGAACGTCCGCACCTTCAACGGCACGCCCGGGGAGCCCCGCAGCTTCGATCTCCTCGACAAGCTCCTCGACGCGCAGGCCTTCCGGCTGGCCCACTGGCGCGTGGCCGGCGAGGAGATCAACTACCGGCGCTTCTTCGACGTGAACGCGCTCGCCGCCATCCGCATGGAGGATCCGCAGGTGTTCGACGAGGCCCACCGGCTCACCATGGCGCTCCTGCGCCAGGGGCGGATCTCCGGGCTGCGCATCGACCACCCCGACGGCCTCTACGACCCGCCCGCCTACTTCCGGGCGCTGCAGGCGCGCGCCGTCGCCGAGCGGGCGCGGGCCCGGGCCGAGGCGCGCGGCGAGCGGGTGGACGACGCGGCGGTCCTCGCGCTCGCGGAGCGGGTGGGCGACGAGCTCGCCCAGGGGGCGCTGCCGCCCCGGCCCCTCTACGTCGTGGCCGAGAAGATCCTGATGGCCGGCGAGCAGATGCCGCCCGACTGGGCGGTGGACGGCGCCACCGGCTACGAGTTCGTGGCCGCCGCCAACGGGCTCTTCGTGGACCCGGCGCACGGCCGCGCCTTCACCGAGCTCTACACCCGCTACACCGGGCGCCGCGAGGACTTCCGCGAGGTGGCCTGGCAGCGCAAGAAGCTGGTCATGTCGTCGTCGATGGCGAGCGAGATCAACATGCTCGCCCACCGGCTCAACCGGATCAGCGAGTCGGACCGGCGCACCCGCGACTTCACCCTCAACGACCTCACCCGGGCGCTCGTGGAGTACGTGGCCGCCTTTCCCGTCTACCGGACCTACGTCACGCCGGACGGCCGCGTCTCCGACCGCGACCGGGCCTACGTGGACGCCGCCATCGCGCGGGCGCGCCGCCGCAGCCCCGTCACCGATCCCTCCATCTACGACTTCGTGCGCGACGCCGTGCTGCTGCGGATGCCGGAGGAGCTCACCACGGCGGAGCGGGCCCTCTGGCGCGAGTTCGCCATGAAGCTGCAGCAGGTGACCGGGCCCGTGACCGCGAAGGCCATCGAGGACACCGCCTTCTACGTCTACCTGCGGCTCGCCTCGCTCAACGAGGTGGGCGGCGAGCCGCGCGACTTCGGCGCGAGCCCGTCCGCCTTCCACGACCTCTGCGCCGGCCGGCGGGCGCGCTGGCCCGGCTCGCTCAACGCCACCTCCACCCACGACACCAAGCGGAGCGAGGACGTGCGCGTCCGCATCGACGCGCTCTCCGAGATCCCGGCCGAGTGGCGCGGTCGCCTCGCGCTCTGGGGGCGGCTCAACCGGCGGCACGAGCGGGAGCTCGAGGACGGGCTGCGCGCGCCCGACCGGAACGACCAGCTCCTCGTCTACCAGACGCTGGTCGGGAGCCTGCCCGACGAGGCGCTCGCGCCCGGCGCGCGCATCGACCCCGCCGCCGCGGGCTGGCAGGCGTACCGGGCGCGCATCCTCGCCTACCTCGAGAAGGCGCTCCGGGAGGCGAAGCTCCACACCAGCTGGACCAGCGTGAACGCCGAGTACGAGGCGGCCGCGCGGGGCTTCGTGGAGGGGATCCTGGCGCACCGGCCGTTCCTCGACGACCTCGCGCCCTTCGCCGCCCGGGTGGCGCAGGCCGGGCGGCTCTCGTCGCTCGCGCAGGTGGCGCTCAAGTGCGCCGCGCCCGGCGTGTGCGACGTGTACCAGGGCTGCGAGCTCTGGGACCTCTCGCTCGTCGATCCCGACAACCGGCGCCCGGTGGACTTCGCGCGGCGCGCCGGGCTGCTCGACGCGATCGACCGGCGGCTCGCGGAGGGGCCGGAGGCCCGCGCCGCGCTGGCGCGCGAGGTCTCGTCGCCGGAGGGGCTGCGCGACGGGCGGGCCAAGCTCTGGCTGTTGCGCGAGGGGCTCCGGCTGCGGCGCGAGGCGCCCGAGCTCTTCCTCGAGGGCACCTACCTGCCGCTCGAGGCGCGCGGGCGCGACGCTGGCCATCTCGTCGCCTTCGCCCGCACCCACCGCGGCCGACGGCTGCTCTGCGCCGTGCCGCGGCTCACCCTCTCGCTCCTCGACGCCGCAGCCGGCGGGCCCATCGCCTGGGAGGGGGAGCTGCCGCTCCCGCCGGAGCTCGCCGGCCGCTACCAGGACCTCGTCACCGGCGAGCCGCGCGAGGGCGGCCCGCTCGCGCTCTCCGCGCTCTTCGGGAGCTTCCCGGTGGCGCTGCTCGTGGGCGGCTGA
- a CDS encoding AAA family ATPase — protein MAAPDSPGAPPAAAPQQPAPPTPPFVRELDTLVRARYPLIYLVSWEEARVDAILRDLAEQHGKALYAWSVTKGLRRLGDRRGREQQEGGKDPVEALAAVEKLSEPSLVVLKDFHPFLNDPTVVRAVRELGQALKSTFTTVMILSPTLHIPPELEKEISVLDVPMPSVRELLQLLKEIVTVVREGKKAVVDLSKEDAERLIQAARGLTLTEAENAFAKAIAFDGRLDKDDVALVLDEKRQVIRKSGLLEYQPAEEQLGNVGGLSELKRWLSRRGAAFGEPARRFGLPEPKGLLLLGVQGCGKSLTAKAIASQWRLPLLRLDMGRIFSGLVGSSEENLRRAIRVAEGVAPVVLWIDEIEKGLSGVASSGTSDGGVTARIFGALLTWLQEKTAPVFVVATANRIEAIPPELLRKGRFDEIFFIDLPAAAERRDIFGIHLGRRGRKPEQFDLEKLAALSAGFSGAEVEQAVVSALYDAFAEKVDLAQTHVERAVQETVPLATTMREEVERVREWARTRTRPASSAAAEAVPRPIATRFG, from the coding sequence ATGGCCGCTCCCGACTCGCCCGGCGCTCCCCCCGCCGCGGCCCCGCAGCAGCCCGCTCCGCCCACCCCGCCCTTCGTGCGCGAGCTCGACACCCTCGTCCGCGCCCGCTACCCGCTCATCTACCTCGTGTCGTGGGAGGAGGCGCGGGTGGACGCGATCCTGCGCGACCTCGCCGAGCAGCACGGGAAGGCGCTCTACGCCTGGTCGGTGACCAAGGGGCTCCGGCGGCTCGGCGACCGGCGCGGCCGCGAGCAGCAGGAGGGCGGCAAGGATCCCGTCGAGGCGCTCGCGGCCGTCGAGAAGCTCTCCGAGCCGTCGCTCGTGGTGCTGAAGGACTTCCACCCCTTCCTCAACGACCCCACCGTCGTGCGAGCGGTGCGCGAGCTCGGCCAGGCGCTCAAGAGCACCTTCACCACGGTGATGATCCTCTCCCCCACCCTCCACATCCCGCCCGAGCTGGAGAAGGAGATCTCCGTCCTCGACGTGCCGATGCCGAGCGTGCGCGAGCTCCTGCAGCTCCTAAAGGAGATCGTGACCGTGGTGCGCGAGGGGAAGAAGGCCGTGGTCGACCTCTCGAAGGAGGACGCCGAGCGGCTCATCCAGGCCGCGCGCGGCCTCACCCTCACCGAGGCCGAGAACGCCTTCGCGAAGGCCATCGCCTTCGACGGCCGGCTCGACAAGGACGACGTCGCGCTGGTGCTCGACGAGAAGCGGCAGGTGATCCGCAAGAGCGGGCTCCTCGAGTACCAGCCCGCCGAGGAGCAGCTCGGGAACGTGGGCGGCCTGTCGGAGCTGAAGCGCTGGCTCTCGCGGCGCGGCGCCGCGTTCGGCGAGCCGGCGCGGCGGTTCGGGCTCCCCGAGCCGAAGGGGCTCCTCCTCCTCGGCGTGCAGGGGTGCGGCAAGAGCCTCACCGCCAAGGCCATCGCCTCGCAGTGGCGGCTGCCCCTGCTCCGGCTCGACATGGGGCGGATCTTCAGCGGGCTCGTCGGCTCGTCGGAGGAGAACCTGCGCCGCGCCATCCGCGTCGCCGAGGGCGTGGCGCCGGTGGTGCTCTGGATCGACGAGATCGAGAAGGGGCTCTCCGGCGTCGCCTCCTCCGGCACGAGCGACGGCGGCGTGACCGCCCGCATCTTCGGCGCGCTCCTCACCTGGCTGCAGGAGAAGACCGCGCCGGTGTTCGTGGTCGCGACCGCCAACCGCATCGAGGCCATCCCGCCGGAGCTTTTGCGCAAGGGGCGGTTCGACGAGATCTTCTTCATCGACCTCCCGGCGGCCGCCGAGCGGAGGGACATCTTCGGCATCCACCTCGGCCGGCGGGGGCGGAAGCCCGAGCAGTTCGACCTCGAGAAGCTCGCCGCCCTCTCCGCCGGCTTCAGCGGCGCCGAGGTGGAGCAGGCGGTGGTGTCGGCGCTCTACGACGCCTTCGCCGAGAAGGTGGACCTCGCCCAGACGCACGTCGAGCGAGCCGTGCAGGAGACCGTGCCGCTCGCCACCACCATGCGCGAGGAGGTGGAGCGGGTGCGGGAGTGGGCGCGCACGCGCACCCGGCCCGCCTCGTCGGCGGCCGCCGAGGCCGTGCCCCGGCCCATCGCCACGCGCTTCGGCTGA